The following nucleotide sequence is from Mucilaginibacter sp. cycad4.
GTTGATGTCGCTGGCCACGCACCGCTACCTTTTTGCCGACCCCTTTGGCGGGAGCCTGACCTCCGCCGATGCCCCCGGTGCCCGGCCCGACCGGAAGGACGGCTCCTGTTTTTTATGGACAATTTTGGAGTAGGTGTTTTGGAGATTGGGACTATGAAGAGCTTGGCTGGCTTTAGCAATGGATGGATAGGGCGGACTATCTATCATGCTCTTGACACCCATGCTGCAAGTGGAGGCATTCCGCCGGCTTTGGTCAGTAGATTGCTTAATATCGCTATAGCTGTATCGGGAAAATAAACGAAAAAATCAATAGGTATTTTAACCAGTAGTTTTAGCGTAAAAATACGATTGCAATTCCGGGGAACAATAATTAACTTTAGCGCAACAATCTAAGCCAGGATGCATTACAGTCCCATCAAAAACAATAAGAAAGCTGCGACACTCCTTCGCGGGTTAACAACTATTATCAGCAACGTTTCCATACCCGAGACAAACAGCCCCTTTTCGTAAAATATCACCGAACAGAGCCACGTAGTTGTCATGACTCTGAAATTATTGCACTTAAACCATTATCAAAAATGAATCTCCTTAACCCAAGGTTTTATTTAATCCTTTGCGTCTTGTGCAGCTGTTTTTCAATCACAACAGTAGCGCAGAACCCTTTCATGGCAACCGAAGTTCTTCCACCGGCTCCCAATGCCGGTCAGTTGGGACGTTTTGGTGGCGTTGGCCCTGGTCTGTTTACCGGGGCGGCGCAGCAGCACATAGCACTGTTTACTGTCCAAAGTAGAGACCTCAACGTGCCAATCAGCCTATCCTACCACTCGTCCGGTGTAAAAGTAGATGAGCTGGCATCCCGTGTCGGGATTGGCTGGGTTTTGAATTTTGGCGGAGTGATTAATAGAACGGTATATGACGTGCCGGACGAGCTTGGTACCTTCGTATCGCCCCCTACCAGCTTTAGTAACCATATCACCTCGCTTTATAACTATCTCAAAACGGCAGTACACAGCGACTATACCGGGCAAGATACTCAGCCCGACATCTTCAACTTCAATTTTAACGGCATGTCGGGAAAATTCATCCTTGATTCCGTTAAGCATCCAATATTGCTGGAGAAATCCAATTTAAAAATCGAGCCTAACTTCACCGGAACAATATGGAATTTTAAGGTTACTGACGGTAACGGCACGCAATATTTTTTCGGAGGAGGCTCGGCAACCGAGAACACCAAGACCTACACCGCCGGGGGAGCAAGCTGCAGCAAGACGTACGGATCGCCGATACCGACAGCCTGGTATTTGAACAAGATCAAGTCTGTAAAGGGCGATTCTATTGTCTTCAAATATACCGCGATAAATTATTTCTACAGCTCAGCAGTCAGCGAGTCGCTCACCCGAACCCCAACTACAGGCGCAGGAGCGACGTGCCCCGGCGATCAGACAACCTGCGGGACGATCTCCAATGATCTTGTGTGCGGATCATCGCTGAGCACACAGGGAGTTGCATTGAGCGAGGTCGATTTTGATCAGGGGAAAGTAACTATAGATAATATTACAAGAGCCGATGTGCAGGGGGACATACTGGTGAGCAACATCAATGTATATAGCAATACCAGCGCGACCGTTCTTAAGCAATTTTCCCTGGGATATATTTACTCCAACAGCGGGACGCAATACGTGTCCAATAGCTATATTGGAAACAGCGAAAAGGTCAGGCCATTCCTGCAAAGCGTCACCGAAAAAAACGCCAGTGCCGTCGCTTCACAAAAATATAAATTCAGCTACGAAGACATCAACGGGCTCGCCCCGAGGCTCTCATTTGCGCAGGATCACTATGGGTACTTCAATGGAAAAGACAATACTATTTTTGTGCCACCAGCGGATGATCCTTATGTTCAGGGGATGTTCCCCGCGTTTATGGGCGACAGAAATCCAGACTCGCTATATGCAAAAAAAGGATTGCTGACAAAAATAATTTATCCCACTGGTGGCAGTGACAGCCTTATCTATGAGCCACACAAGGGACTTGTTACTGTCGCTATTCCTCCACCGAATAAGAACGTTTCTCAAAACGTAACTGGTGCCGGTACGAGGTCAGCAGTAACGGCTTCAACTACCTCAAGTGTGATATTGAAACAAGCCGGCGGTGTCTTTACATTGTATTGCCAGGGGCTTGGAGGATCAGGGACCTATGACACGATACACCAGTTCGCCGAAGCAGAAGTTGACGATGGCGCTACCGGTTCGAGGCTTCTATACTTAAAAGCGCTTCCATTTGAAACGAAGACGGGCAATGTTGTGCTTGACCCAGGGCATACCTATACTATAAAGGTTACCGCTTATGGTTCCGTAATAGCGGGAAATGCTCGTCTGACGTATGCTGACGGTGATATCACGTATCAACAGCAGATTGGGCAATTCGGTGGGATGCGGGTGGCGAAAGTAATAACATTCGATCCTGTTCAGAGTAATACCTCCATTAAAAGGTTTTATTACGCGCCCCTGTCTAATTTGAATGCCCATTCAAGTAATACAGTTATTGATGCGGCTTCCATTCTTTATTATAAGGACTATAGGTCAATCACCAACTGTGAGACTTTCTGTACTTACAAACAAGGTAGTTCATCCAGCATGTATAATCTGTTTGTCTATGACGGCGACAATGTAGTGTATGACAGCGTAATCGAAGGGTTCGGCAACAACTTTGAAAATGGAGGAGTAGAACACCTATTTACTGTCCATTCCGATATACCTGCCCATATAACCATGGGAAATGATGTTAAAGGAGCCCCGCTCTCAAATATTGGTTGGGATAATGGACATGAAACCAATACCAACTATTTCAAAAAAAATGGGACAGGATATCTATACACCCGCAAAATTTATAACCACTTTGTCAATGACAGCCGGGCAAGAGAAACACATTATGGCTATGTGATCACCAGCGAGTATACGATAGAGCATAACCCTATCGCGTCAACCGATTATGATCAGTTTGATGTATTGCAATACAATGTCAACTCATATTGGGTATATAAAGATTCTACCAGGACAACTGAGTACGACGCTCAGCAGAACCTGATCTCTTCCCACCTGGAAGTGGATCGATACGATAACCCGAAACATTTCAACCCCACCCGGAGCCAGATCACCAAAAGCAACGGGCAGTTGCTAACGACGTTGACTACGTACCCGCAAGACTATACGACTTCAACACCCTTCATCAACAACCTTGTGACCAACCACGTACTCGATGTACCGATGGAGACAGTGTCATATCGGCAGAATGCTGATGGTACCAATACCAATATTATTTCGGGAGTGTTCAGAACGTACAAGCCGGATGGAAAAGGGCTCGTCGATTCGGTATATGGCATCAAGACGGTGAACCTGATTCCACTTGCGTCTTTCAAATTCTCTAATTCGGGTTTCGGAGTGCTGCCTATTACAGGAGTAGCAGGGGCATATGCGAAATCCGCGAGCTATGAGCTACGGCTAAATTCCATTAGTTATGACAGCTTCGGGAATTTGACCGAGCAGCGCGTTGAAAACGGGCCGTTCATCTCCTATAAGTGGGGATACAACTCGAATTATCCCATTGCAAAAGCCACCAACGCAGAGCCGAACGAATTTTATTATGAAGGGTTTGAAGAAAGTTCCGGAACCGGTATTGGAACTGGAACCGGACATACGGGCGTCAAATATACGACCAACGCGGTGGTCTCCTGGACAAAGCCAAACACAAGAGCGTATGTGATCAGTTATTGGTACCGCATTGGCGGCCTGTGGCAATTCAAAAAAGAACAGGCATACACCGGGCCGACGTTCCCCATGGCAGTGACCGGGAGTGACGCATACGACGACATCCGAATTTACCCGGCAGATGCGCAGCTCAATACGTTCACCTTCGACCCCATGCTCGGCGTGACAAGCAGCACGGACGCCAAGAGCGAAACGGCCTATTACGAATATGACAGCTTCCAGCGGCTGCTGAATGCGAAGGACAGGGACGGGAATATCCGCAAAAGCTATAACTATAACTATCGTCCATAACAATAGCCTACACACCTTATTCGAAGCAAGATGTCATCACTAAGCAAACATACTATTCAGCCAACGTACAGGCTGCTATTGATATTCTTTTTCCTGCTATCGGCTTACCACATGCAGGCCCAAACCGCTACTCAAAATTATATCTATACGCGCACGCCAAGGCGGGGGATACCGACCAACGCCAAGCTTGACTTACTCACGCCGAACAAAGATTCGGTCGAGTCAAACGTCCAGTACCTCGACGGGCTGGGAAGGCCGATCCAGTCAGTGCAAATGCAAGGCAGTCCGGCAAAGAAGGATATTGTGGTGCCCATTGCCTACGATTCCTTCGGACGCGAGGCAATAAAATATAAATCCTATCCGGCATCAACCACCGACGGAAGTTATCGGCCTTCCGCGCTTACCGAGCTATCCTCCTTTTACAATCCGACAGGCAGCGGCACAAGCGGTACTCAGCAGGCCAATGGCATTGTAGTTAATCCCGCGCCATACTCAGTAACCTCTTTCGAAGCCTCTCCGTTGAACCGTACTACCGAGCAGGGCGCTCCGGGATCTCCCTGGCAGCCGGGGGCATCAGGTCATACTGTAAAAATATCGTACACGTCCAACAATCTAACGGCAGTAACGGACACAAACAACGGCCGGGCCGTCGTATGCTACCTTGCAACTGTTAACGCGAATCACAGCAGGACACTAACAAGCAGCGGGAATTATGCAGCAGGGCAGCTGTACGTGACGGTGATCAAGGATGAGAACAACAAGGGAACGCGAGGCGGATCGGTTGAAGAATATAAAGATTTGGAAGGCCATATTGTGCTGAAGCGCATCTTTAATTTTGTTAGCGGCACCCTGCAAGTCCTATCGACCTACTATGTGTACGATGACATGGGCAAGCTGGCTTTTGTATTGCCTCCTTCTGCATTGCCGGATAACGGCGTCCCAAACAAAACAACGCTTGATGCATGGTGCTACCAGTACCGCTATGACGAACGGGGGCGCCTTGGTCAGAAGAAGCTTCCCGGAGCGGGCTGGGAGGTCATCATATACAACAAATTAAATCAGGCCGTCTTGAGCCAGGACAGCGTCCAGCGGCTCACCAACCAGTGGTCGGTGACCAAATACGACGCACAAGGAAGAGTAATCGTTACAGGCTTGTGGGATGCGGGCTCTGTGAGAGCGCGGTCGGCGTTACAAAGCAGTATAGAGGCAGGTGCGCAGTGGGACGTACGGAATAATGCCAATGTTGCCACCGGATACAACATCACCAGCTACCCTACATTAACCACCGTGCTTACCGTAAACTACTATGACGACTACGCGTTCAACGGCAACCCTTATACAGCATTCACCAATTCGTCGACCACAGGGGTAACAGGGCTCTCAACAGGCTCCAAAGTGGCGGTATTGAACGCCGACGGCACCATAGGACAAATGCTATGGACCGTACATGGCTATGATAACTTCGGCAGGGAAACTATAATCGTCAAACAGCACTATAAGGGAGGCTCGGCAGGGTATAACACGGGGAACATGGACATAACCACCACCACCTACAACTTTGACAATCAAATCAATCACAGCACATTCGCTCATATCCTCGCCGGTATAAGCAACCCGAAAGTAGGCGTCGGGACCCAATATTACTATGACCACATGGGGCGGCAACGGCAGATTTGGAAAGTGATCTGGGATGAGTCGCTACCGCAGCCTGGCGGGACGCTCATCAGTCAGACTGACTACAATGAGCTTGGGCAGGTAAAAACGAAACATCTGCATAGTCCTGACAATGGGGCAACGTTCAAGCAGGACATTAACTATGCGTACAACGAGCGCGGCTGGCTTTCGACCATCAACAACCCTAATTCGCTTACTGCGACACAGATATTTGGCGAACAGCTTACCTATAATAGCGGTACCTCTCCTCAATATAATGGTAACATTGCAAGCATGACATGGCAAACAACTGTGCCGACAGGGCTTGGTCTAACCCAGCAACTGCAAAGTTATTCCTATTACTATGACCAATTAAACAGGTTATTGAATGCAAATTATACGACAACAGGGTCGGTCGGTAAATTCAATGAACGACTGGATTATGACCCGATGGGGAACATTAACCATTTGTGGCGTACCAATACAACAACAGCCGGTACGTACCTAAATGCCTTTACCTATGATTACACCACCGGCGGCGCCGGCAACAAACTATGGGGTGTGACGGATGCGGGTACGGCAGCACAGGCTGGGACCTATACCTATGATGGGAACGGTAATGTGACTAAAGATACCAGGAATCAGGTCACTGCAATTGCCTATAATCGATTGAACTTGCCCGCGACCGTAACCCGCACACCGGGTAATATCAGCTATGTGTACGATGCTAACGGCACCAAACTGCAAAAGATAGCCGGGGGCGTTACGAGAGAATATATAGACGGGATAGAATACAACAATGGTGCTATAGAATTTGTTAGGACAGAAGACGGCCGTGCAACGCCAAGCGGCACCACTTACTTATATGAGTATTACTTGCAAGATCATTTGGGCAATACGCGTGCTGCGATCAGGCAGGACGGGTCGATCAGCCAGGTCCAGGATTATTACGCATTTGGGATGGACATGAATCCTGGCAATTCGTATGCTGCATCGCCATTGAATAATTACAAGTACAACGGCAAGGAGAAGCAGGAGACAGGGGATTACGATTATGGCGCAAGATATTATGATCCTGGCATTGCGCGGTGGACAAGCATTGATCCGATGTCTGAGGTTAGCAGACGATTTAGTCCCTACAATTACGGTGAGGATAATCCGATTAGAAATATCGACCCCGATGGGATGATTGTTGCGGACGTTGCTCCCAATAGCGCCGTTCCAGTAGAAACAGCAAGTTTTACCTTGTATGGTGATGCTGCAAGGACTTTCTTCGATCAGTTGAAAAAAACGAGAAAGAAAAGGAAGCATGAAACTCCTCCCGCCGCTAAATCTGATGCGACCCGCGTTGCGTCAAAAGTGTCAAAGTTGCAACCAAAAGTTAAGACCTATTCTATTTATTCAAGATTTGTTCCAAACTTGGCCCAGGATCCTAGTGTGGTGCAGTCATGGCCCCCGCCGCAGCGGGTAGATATGCAGGATCTCGGGCAGCGTTCGACGGCTTTGTCCGTAACCAGCCCCGTTCTTGATGTATATGGCGCAGTTTCCGG
It contains:
- a CDS encoding DUF6443 domain-containing protein encodes the protein MSSLSKHTIQPTYRLLLIFFFLLSAYHMQAQTATQNYIYTRTPRRGIPTNAKLDLLTPNKDSVESNVQYLDGLGRPIQSVQMQGSPAKKDIVVPIAYDSFGREAIKYKSYPASTTDGSYRPSALTELSSFYNPTGSGTSGTQQANGIVVNPAPYSVTSFEASPLNRTTEQGAPGSPWQPGASGHTVKISYTSNNLTAVTDTNNGRAVVCYLATVNANHSRTLTSSGNYAAGQLYVTVIKDENNKGTRGGSVEEYKDLEGHIVLKRIFNFVSGTLQVLSTYYVYDDMGKLAFVLPPSALPDNGVPNKTTLDAWCYQYRYDERGRLGQKKLPGAGWEVIIYNKLNQAVLSQDSVQRLTNQWSVTKYDAQGRVIVTGLWDAGSVRARSALQSSIEAGAQWDVRNNANVATGYNITSYPTLTTVLTVNYYDDYAFNGNPYTAFTNSSTTGVTGLSTGSKVAVLNADGTIGQMLWTVHGYDNFGRETIIVKQHYKGGSAGYNTGNMDITTTTYNFDNQINHSTFAHILAGISNPKVGVGTQYYYDHMGRQRQIWKVIWDESLPQPGGTLISQTDYNELGQVKTKHLHSPDNGATFKQDINYAYNERGWLSTINNPNSLTATQIFGEQLTYNSGTSPQYNGNIASMTWQTTVPTGLGLTQQLQSYSYYYDQLNRLLNANYTTTGSVGKFNERLDYDPMGNINHLWRTNTTTAGTYLNAFTYDYTTGGAGNKLWGVTDAGTAAQAGTYTYDGNGNVTKDTRNQVTAIAYNRLNLPATVTRTPGNISYVYDANGTKLQKIAGGVTREYIDGIEYNNGAIEFVRTEDGRATPSGTTYLYEYYLQDHLGNTRAAIRQDGSISQVQDYYAFGMDMNPGNSYAASPLNNYKYNGKEKQETGDYDYGARYYDPGIARWTSIDPMSEVSRRFSPYNYGEDNPIRNIDPDGMIVADVAPNSAVPVETASFTLYGDAARTFFDQLKKTRKKRKHETPPAAKSDATRVASKVSKLQPKVKTYSIYSRFVPNLAQDPSVVQSWPPPQRVDMQDLGQRSTALSVTSPVLDVYGAVSGVTEIKAAISLYSLTKIAAKTSEDGASLFHYTTEAGYNAIMESQELLPSIGAKNARYGAGQYLTDLAPADFTAGQASRRLFGVPWNARKLTHFIEIDIKGLNVIKNAPYNYVVPGVESLPLGGRIIRGGVSVFKVVPK